From the genome of Lotus japonicus ecotype B-129 chromosome 6, LjGifu_v1.2, one region includes:
- the LOC130726738 gene encoding uncharacterized protein LOC130726738 has product MLRAAFTLRHVRTPWLGGVRCLCSVGASSNLNTGDYFYSETKAREKFEIWCNKYGKTYPSEEEKQFRFDRFRQTLEWCTRENQKIDNPEQGFFGTYEHADQTENEYLRRGGGWRPLFPMLERPGYTDDEDVDDYDDEDDDEDEDDDEDED; this is encoded by the coding sequence ATGCTGAGAGCCGCTTTCACTCTCCGCCACGTTCGGACGCCTTGGCTTGGCGGCGTTCGTTGTCTCTGTTCTGTAGGTGCAAGCTCCAATCTCAATACAGGTGACTATTTCTATTCTGAAACGAAAGCTAGAGAAAAGTTCGAAATCTGGTGCAACAAATATGGCAAGACATACCCTTCGGAAGAGGAGAAACAATTCAGGTTTGATCGCTTCAGGCAGACTCTTGAATGGTGCACCCGCGAAAACCAGAAGATTGATAACCCAGAACAGGGCTTCTTCGGCACCTACGAACATGCTGATCAAACAGAGAACGAATATCTGAGACGCGGCGGTGGTTGGAGGCCACTTTTCCCAATGTTAGAACGTCCAGGGTAcactgatgatgaagatgtgGATGACTATGACGATGAAGAtgacgatgaagatgaagatgacgaTGAAGATGAGGATTAG
- the LOC130722954 gene encoding uncharacterized protein LOC130722954, translating into MSKWRQSGGGGEGWWREDEEKRGGGAVDGGTEDEEKGGGGGGWSERESRSPKSGMRVHITCCEDMMENDGRNTTPVDASPNVVGTQEAAENAANVRGKKDPAWEHFAFQKEGRSCTYTCLYCGTSYKGGGINRMKHHLAGIPGQILACKKVPPDVRHRMVALLESIEQKKNEAKNNRNEAFGDGAIDEVSHELNACPTVTPASTQSKGKRKATGEIDNYFAPRTTPGSQPTLKSVLSSKEAVHKAKMAIARWFFDACIPFNALQSPYFQPALDAAVAIGSGFKGPSYDELRVNLLGDCKKECQLLVESHRANWAKYGCTIMADGWSDQRQRTLINFMVYCQTGMSFVKSVDASDVVKDASTLCNLFSEVIEWVGPQNVVHVVTDNAANYVAAGKLLHQKYENIFWTPCAAHCINLLLKDISSLPHIADLASKASKVTIFIYNHMIFLSWLRKRSGWKEIVRPGVTRFATTFITLKSISDHKSDLQALVVNQHFIGNKLSTGIAGKRVSEIILDNKFWRDCEVVSNIAAPIIRLLRIVDGDEKPSMGYVYDGMQREKNAIKRMFRDKSELYKPYTDIISARWDKHLKRTLHAAAYFLNPGFFYDPSFVEKDRVVQSLVDLLEVKSLCASLPKALLEMNVYRERKDSFSRASALQAASQIQPVLINLFIATQWWSIYGSSAPLLQKIAIRILSQTSSSSGCERNWSLFERIHTKKRNRLEHQRLSDHVYITYNLRLKKRSELKKRTYDPVDYECINNVDFWVVEEEAPPEFDDNEAELVNNIYEDDARDVAGGEEVDISEEPLMESVDFQIGANVESSPFDGIEFNLNDVNDF; encoded by the exons ATGTCGAAGTGGCGGCAgagtggaggaggaggagaagggtggtggcgggaGGATGAGGAGAAGCGTGGTGGCGGCGCAGTGGATGGCGGCACAGAGGatgaggagaagggtggtggtggcggcggctgGTCTGAGAGAGAGAGCAGAA GTCCTAAATCTGGTATGCGTGTTCATATTACCTGTTGTGAGGATATGATGGAG AATGATGGAAGAAATACTACCCCGGTTGATGCTTCTCCTAATGTTGTTGGGACACAAGAAGCGGCGGAAAACGCTGCTAATGTTCGTGGGAAAAAAGATCCTGCTTGGGAGCATTTTGCATTTCAAAAGGAAGGAAGGTCATGTACGTACACTTGCCTCTATTGTGGAACGTCATACAAAGGCGGGGGAATAAATAGAATGAAGCACCATCTTGCCGGCATACCAGGTCAAATATTAGCTTGCAAGAAAGTTCCTCCTGATGTTCGCCATAGAATGGTAGCTTTATTAGAAAGTattgaacaaaagaaaaatgaagccAAGAATAACCGCAATGAAGCATTTGGTGATGGAGCTATTGATGAAGTTAGTCATGAACTCAATGCTTGTCCAACTGTAACACCAGCATCTACTCAAAGcaaaggaaaaaggaaagctACTGGTGAAATTGACAATTACTTTGCTCCAAGAACGACTCCTGGATCCCAACCAACACTTAAAAGTGTTTTGTCTAGTAAAGAAGCTGTACACAAAGCTAAGATGGCAATTGCTAGATGGTTTTTTGATGCTTGCATTCCATTTAATGCATTACAATCACCATATTTTCAGCCAGCATTGGATGCAGCTGTTGCCATTGGCTCTGGTTTTAAAGGTCCATCTTATGATGAATTAAGGGTCAACTTGTTAGGAGATTGCAAGAAAGAGTGTCAGTTACTTGTTGAAAGCCACCGGGCCAATTGGGCTAAGTATGGATGTACAATCATGGCTGATGGATGGAGTGATCAACGACAAAGAACTTTGATAAATTTTATGGTTTATTGTCAAACAG GCATGTCGTTTGTCAAATCTGTGGATGCGTCTGATGTTGTGAAAGATGCTTCAACATTGTGCAACTTGTTTTCTGAAGTTATTGAGTGGGTTGGACCTCAAAACGTGGTTCATGTTGTCACAGATAATGCGGCTAACTATGTAGCTGCCGGTAAATTGCTTCATCAGAAATATGAGAACATTTTTTGGACTCCATGTGCTGCTCATTGCATAAATCTCCTTTTGAAGGATATTAGTAGCTTGCCACATATTGCAGATCTTGCCTCAAAAGCTTCTAAGGTGACTATATTTATTTACAATCATATGATATTTTTATCTTGGCTTAGAAAAAGAAGTGGTTGGAAAGAAATTGTTCGTCCAGGGGTGACTCGGTTTGCTACCACCTTTATCACATTGAAAAGTATTTCTGATCATAAGTCTGATTTGCAAGCTCTAGTTGTTAATCAACACTTTATTGGTAATAAGTTATCAACGGGTATAGCTGGGAAACGTGTTAGTGAAATCATTTTAGATAATAAATTTTGGAGGGATTGTGAGGTGGTGTCAAATATTGCAGCTCCCATTATCCGACTACTTAGAATTGTAGATGGGGATGAAAAACCCTCGATGGGCTATGTTTATGATGGCATGCAAAGGGAAAAGAACGCAATCAAGCGGATGTTCAGGGATAAGAGTGAATTGTATAAGCCGTACACAGATATTATTTCAGCTCGATGGGATAAACACCTGAAGCGTACTCTTCATGCAGCAGCTTACTTTCTAAATCCTGGATTCTTTTATGATCCAAGTTTTGTTGAAAAGGATAGAGTTGTGCAGTCACTTGTTGATTTGTTGGAGGTGAAAAGTCTATGTGCTAGCTTACCCAAAGCCCTTCTAGAGATGAATGTCTATCGTGAGCGGAAAGATTCATTTAGTCGAGCAAGTGCTTTGCAAGCGGCAAGCCAAATTCAACCCG ttttaataaatttatttattgcaACTCAATGGTGGTCAATATATGGGAGTAGTGCTCCATTGTTACAAAAGATAGCAATTCGTATTCTTAGtcaaacatcatcatcttcagggTGTGAAAGAAATTGGAGTCTCTTTGAACGCATCCATACCAAAAAACGAAATAGACTTGAACATCAAAGGCTAAGTGATCATGTTTATATTACTTATAACTTGCGTTTGAAGAAAAG GAGTGAATTGAAGAAGAGAACTTATGATCCTGTTGATTATGAATGCATCAATAATGTTGACTTTTGGGTAGTTGAGGAAGAAGCACCTCCTGAGTTTGATGATAATGAGGCTGAGCTTGTGAATAACATTTATGAAGATGATGCAAGAGATGTTGCAG GTGGTGAAGAAGTTGACATTTCAGAGGAGCCACTGATGGAGTCAGTTGATTTTCAAATTGGGGCAAATGTTGAATCATCGCCGTTTGATGGAATAGAGTTCAATCTTAATGATGTTAATGATTTTTGA
- the LOC130722959 gene encoding protein MAIN-LIKE 2-like — translation MTNRKRSRAIEDVGATEDRHRRLHASSRRGDHAASSQAVEASAPVDSMQSPTVQAPVAVEATRGESSAPAMDPVVDPTDPVPTPPSPTVELSRHDSSGAESSGEDSSGKSSSEESSDEDSIPPSDVDADVVPEEGAQGGGAQGGVQDLIQRLPPFPGGPVELSLLTHYADHKAPWTWHSLLRTHERYQDRHHLKVATAGGKVWNLAFDGDSEGHRRVRELVEQTGLHQLPYCGYPETDAYHRYEDAARIWLVHQLGGTLFASKSGGYHTTVYWIGMLADLGRVPEYAWGAIALATLYDQLGRASRRETAQMGGFSSLLLGWAYEYLSDRVIIRRADPEHSQDQPRARRWVTSRVGRSGLDERRVMLDELTVGDIIWTPFEDHRAHRPRDPRAMYSGYIRMPFGRAVRPHLPERVLRQFGFIQDVPRHPSEVPTTGSLAETADAAYADFEPHMRPQGIPVSYAGEAVQDYMRWYGGVSHRFIIPDERREEFSAVTVVRRAVDLLEQSLEVPDTLAEGTHARSLTERALDLIRSSAFIGTQGVAFAAVRGLVGGRGRGGRVRGRGRAARGRGEGAPGEGARGARGRRGAVGVGWID, via the exons atgacGAACAGGAAGAGGTCTCGAGCTATTGAGGATGTGGGGGCTactgaggatagacaccggcgcttacatgcttctagccggcgcggtGATCATGCTGCATCCTCTcaggcggtggaggcttcagctccagttgATAGTATGCAGTCGCCCACGGTGCAGGCTCCAGTTGCCGTGGAGGCTACCAGAGGGGAGTCTTCAGCTCCAGCTATGGATCCTGTGGTTGATCCTACCGATCCAGTTCctactccgccgtctcccacggtTGAGTTATCTCGCCATGATTCATCAGGCGcggagtcatcaggcgaggatTCATCTGGCAAGTCATCCAGCGAGGAGTCATCcgacgaggatagtattcctcctTCTGATGTGGATGCTGATGTCGTGCCAGAGGAGGGGGCACAGGGTGGCGGGGCACAGGGTGGCGTGcaggacctgatccagaggttgccgccgtttccaGGGGGGCCTGTTGAGCTGTCTCTTCTCACGCATTATGCcgatcacaaggctccctggacCTGGCATTCTCTCCTACGCACACACGAGCGGTATCAGGACCGTCACCACTTgaaggtggccacagctgggggcaaggtttggaaccttgccTTTGATGGTGATTCAGAGGGACACAGGCGGGTTCGAGAGCTGGttgagcagacgggtcttcatcagctaccctatTGCGGCTACCCGGAGACCGATGCAT acCACCGATATGAGGACGCTGCGCGGATTTGGCTGGTGCACCAGCTAGGTGGGACGCTCTTCGCTAGCAAGAGCGGAGGCTACCACACGACGGTGTACTGGATAGGGATGTTGGCGGATCTTGGTCGAGTGCCtgagtacgcgtggggcgcgattgcgctcgctacgttgtacgaccagcttggtcgagcgtccaggagggagacggcccagatgggaggttttagctcgctcctgctaggatgggcctacgagtacctttctgaccgcgttattatccggagggcggatccggagcactcgcaggaccagcctagggcgcggcggtgggtTACCTCCCGGGTCGGGCGTTCAGGCCTcgatgagaggcgagtcatgcttGATGAGCTCACGGTGGGTGAcattatatggaccccatttgaggaccacCGGGCTCATCGACCGCGCGATCcgagggccatgtattctggctacatccggaTGCCATTTGGCCGTGCTGTTCGACCACATCTTCCAGAGAGGGTTCTGCGGCAGTTCGGCTTCATacaggatgtccctcgacacccctctgaggTCCCGACgactgggtcccttgctgagaccgcagatgccGCCTATGCTGACTTTGAGCCGCACATGCGCCCCCAGGGGATCCCTGTTTCTTATGCGGGGGAGGCTGTGCaggattacatgaggtggtacggcggtgtgtcccatcggttcatcatccctgatgagaggagggaggagttcagtgctgTG acgGTGGTGCGTCGGGccgtggacttgttggagcagtcactggaGGTGCCAGATACTCTTGCAGAGGGCACGCATGcccgatccctcactgagagAGCGCttgatcttattagatccagtgccttcattggtacccagggagtagcgtttgctgctgtccgaggaCTTGTgggaggcagaggtcgtgggGGCAGAGTGCGTGGCAGAGGCCGTGCAGCCAGAGGCCGTGGAGAGGGTGCTCCTGGAGAGGGTGCTCGTGGAGCTAGGGGTCGTAGGGGGGCGGTAGGGGTCGGGTGGATTGATTGA